actcgggacaatttaggaccgccaattcacctaacctgcatgtctttggactgtgagaggaaaccggagcaaacccacgcagacacggggagaacaagcagactccacgcagggaggaccagggaagcgaaccctggtgttcttactgtgaagcagcagcgctacccaacgcgccaccatgccgccgaAATTTACTCATaatttggtttttaattttagggttttttttctgcatccaatttATCCCATAaatccctgatttttttttttatcagataaTTTGGTTTGACTCTGGTTTGACTTTGACAAATGACTCTGATCTGTTGTGGGCCTCCTCAAATTATACAATTCATTATATTCAGAATTCTAAAGCCAGGATCACTGCACACATAAAATCATCTCTTCAAATCAACCCCACTTTTAGAAACCTTTACCTGTAATCTTTTGAATCATAGCTACATTGCTCTCCTGAGTCATTTATTACACATCCCTTGGGACATAATGTTTATAAGCTTATAAAGTCTGTAGTAGGTGATTGTGAAATTTAGCAGTATTTCCAACTACTTTTTGCTTTTACCCCTCCACCTTTGTTTCTCTAAGGTGAGCcctttattgtttttaaacataaactgtaatactagggtgttgtactgtgttggccattatgaatgtagtgagaaacCAGgccttgattacatcttgcctgaagaagaggcccgagttgcctcgaaagctcgcacattgtaatcttttttagttagcaaataaaaggtgtaattttacttgacttctcactataaacataaatgtaatttttagtgTGTGTTAGGTTATGCAAACATAAATGAGattattcattttacaaaaatggatggatgaattttaatCCTATACAGTAACTGAGTCATTCTTTGTTTATGTTATGTTGTCTCATAATAAATTTTGTTTATACTTTTTTGTGTTCCACTTTTATTTCCTTAATTTACTTGCttcattattattacatttgaaGCTACTGTTGGGTGAAGAATGATAGAATACACATGAAGGGTGTTATTGCTATTTTGTTAAGTCAGAAcatatttgatttgtaaatgcAGTTGAGTTTACAATAAGTATAGCACATGTAACCTTGTGTCCTCTCTGCGTAGTGTCTCCCTGACGATATACTGCACAATAGTCTTAGGAGAGATAACTCACTACAACTTTGAATGTTTGATCTTGTTGAAAACATTATGAAGGGTTTACAGTATGATTCAGTTTCAAGTAAAAAGTGACATAGTGACAAGTACTTTTGCTTCCAAGGTCCACCAGCATCCTCTGTCTGAATCCTGCACCTGGGTGCTGGCCATGTGGACTTGGCACTTTCTCTCCATGTTTGAGTGAATTTTtatggttaggttaactggtgattctaaattagcccaaTGTGGTTGTGTACATGAATGGACTTTGTGGTAGAGTACTGCTTCTCCCTGGCTTGGTACCTGCCAAGTGACTAACCCTGAACCAGATTAAGTCAGTTTAAGGATGTCACTGTATGTTATGTTGTTTTCAGTTCGTTTcggttcagtgtttttttttaaaacactctcCACAGCATGTAGGTTTGGAGCATTGTAACAAGTTAATAGGTAAAttcaatttgttttctgaaattactaattaattaatgtgaacacataaagatacagatttgtttaaacagtcaGAAAACACAGCAGATTAACACAAATGAaacctaacaatatctgtccattaattaattgctgAACTATTTCAAGAAAGCATTATAAACATGCTCAGTATTGAATACTGGGCATTGAACTATTTTGTGTAGAACAGACAGTTACCTAAATCATTCATTTTCTAGACCTTCATTTTTCAACACAGGCTGTCAAGGGGATCTGATAAATCCCAGCAAGAAACAGCCCTGGAAGGGACACCAATTCATGGTAGGCCTGAACTGTTTCATTGCACAAGACCAGTTCAGATCAGTTTGCATCCACTTACAATGCTGAGTCTTCAGAAAATGTGCTGCAGTCAAAATCAGAATGAGTACCTGAATTGTTAATATCTAACACAGAATACAAGATCCCAACCATTTAAATAAGGAGTTCTGTAATGACACTATACCTGAAATTTTGTGGAAGACAACCAAAACTACTATCTGTCTAGCAGCTAAATGCAATGTGGACATTGGTAGTTAAGCTAAGGCACCTCCTTCCATCTTTCATTAAACATGTCAGTAAAGGGGAATGGTTAACATAAATATAACTTCTAAGATGTACCAACTAGTTCCATCTGTCTGGCTCTATTTGttacaaattttttaaattacataaattGTATCTTTTAAACTGTCCGAGTGAAGCTAGAGGCAGGTGAAGaaattttattacttttgtttgCTCACTTTAGACAATTAAAAGTGCAAAGGCTATGTTAAGGCTGGAGTTACAGCagttaaatatgtacagtattaataaagaaaagacagcTACTAAGTGTAAGAACAAGGAACACAGGAATCTCATTAATTATGGAGTATAACCTTAAACCATTGGTGCACAATTTAGTGGGGTTCAGTGGATGAAGGGTTTTGTTTTAGTCATCTTTTTAAATTAGAACCCTGCCTTTTAGGTTTAAGGATTATGCTGCATCGTTAGATTTTGCCTACTTTTTCAAGCTTATGTTTTACTCCACTGCCAAATTGACTAAGGAAAATTTGAACCTCTCAAttatggaaacttttttttttatcaaaattgtttttcaaaaacaGCTACTTATTGATGCACATCTAGGCGAACATGGCACCAGGTTAGCCAATTACATATCACTGTCTTGTTAAATTATCATCCGTCtaataaaaagacacaataaaaaaaataaaaattattaacaagcaagataaataaaaagcaaaaaagagcTAAGACTGCTTGGCACTTAAAATTGTGGAAGCAGTAAGTGTCTTTTTGAAGTTCAAGCAGAAGTTTAAGTCATAATGTTTTTAATTCTGCTCGAATTAGCAGATGAGGCTTTAGAGTAAACCATCTGATTAAATGTCAATATCAATTCACAACAagataaactttaaattaagaatTTGGTTAAACCAAAAATATTGACATTAAATACTGCAATTGGCTGGACGCAAATGTTTGAAGTCAATGAAGCCCTCCAGCCCTATGACTGCCCACACTTGATTTAAGCAATTAAGAGAAATGGACATTgaggaggaaagaaagaaaagcagattgGAGGTTATTGAAAAATGGCCATGGATGGAAATAAGTTGCAAGACCATAAGAAAAATGAACATCTCTGGCAAATCATTTGAACATAATTATGGAAGAAATAAGAGAAATGGAAAGGCCACATTGTAGAAGCAGAAAGCCATAAAAGTGGTTTATGGTAGACTAATTGGAAGAAGACTAAGagggaaaatgaaaatgttttggcAAAAGTATAAATGGAAAGGACAATCTAACATCAGATATGCAGTGGGAGAACTGgataaattatacaaattcaatatCTTCAGAGAAAATATCACTGATGGTGAAATATATCAGAAAACCTCCTTTTCACAAGTATTTTAAagctcaaaatattttaaagcctATTGAGAAAACTGTGGTATGGaatagaggttaaaaaaaaatatattaatttcttaACAATAGGATCAAATTCATAGGTTTGTAAAATGTATAGTTAAAAACTTGATCACACTCATTTTTAAACAATGTGAGCAATGTTCTTCCATTTTTGAAGTGACTTAATGCATAGGCTGTAAGAAAGCAGATGTATCCACATATCCACTAGGTGCCAAATTGGTGCTGACCTGCACAGCAAGTACAGAAGAGCCATTTACTAATTTCCCATCCTGCCAATGCAAGCTGTGACTGTCTGATAGATTTGTTAATTCTTGATGATCATGGTTGCAATGAGCTCCTTTTTCCTTCATCAACACTAATACATTGTCATTTACCACAGCACTCACTTTCGTGTACTCCTGCCTGGAAGAGTCAATGGATGAACTAAGCTCAGATTTTGGCTTCACAATCAATATGTTCTGCTGGTTAACTTTTTCAACTTCTACATATTCCATTGGTTTGGATGAAGTCAAATGAGTGGCCTCATTAGTAGAGACCCAATAGCATTGGTCAGCTGTTCCTGAAGAAGCTGGCTCTCCACTCCCTTTCTGTTTTTCAGTCTGGTCTACCATGTGAGTGATGTGATAAGACTCACTGTTTAGGTTTTTCACTGGTGTTTCTAATAATTTATTATCTGAAGATGGAAACTGTGACATCTGAGCCTTGTTACCTGCTAAATAAACTGATGGCcatgtgtttgtttttcctttaatgGTACCAGTGTCAAGTAATGTTACATCTTCTGTATTATTCAAAGATAATGTTTGTGTTCCTTCTGCTCTGGGATTAATTTCTTGCTTGCTATGATCCTCTACAGTATTGTCACAAGCATGGTTATGGAATTTGTTTTCACTGCATTTCTCAGGCAGAAGAGTGTTACTGTCACAGCTCCCTCTGCCTGAATCTTTATCATTCAAGCTTTTGAAGGCATTCCTCTGTTCTTCCTGGCAATTGTAGTCTCCCATACGTGGCATAATTTTCCACTCATTGCTGTCGTCTACTTCAAGAAATTCAATCAAAAGCTCTGTGGAGTTTGTGGGGAAGAATCCATGGCCACCTAGTGCAAGAATCAGGTCTTCTGAATttttattctgaaaataaaagcaaaaccacCAGAAATTTCAGAGtgaatgttattttgaaaatgaaccaGCCTGTAAAATTAACATACAGATGAAGAAATCTATAAAGAACTATAAAGAAAACATGACATGCTATATacatcttctttttttgtttctattgcaAAGTAATTTTTTGTTTCGTTTgctttgaaataatgttgttCAGCAAATTACAccaaatcatttattgcagcaaaaATGCTGTGTTAACTGGTGACTTTGTtctccaaatattttcctggaaattcaccacAGCCAGCTTAAGTGagcatttttttcccagtgccccatcgTACTTTGAGatgccagtgtgacatcacagtgcCATGGAAGTCCTGCACAGGACTTTGCTAGGCTGCTTCATGCATGCGTGATGTTATGGGACCCACCCCACATgcatttacaaacaaaaaaaaaaacttttagcatTTCCATTTTAGTTGAACATAATATTATGAGAGTTATAAAAATTAgatattaaatattgattttattttaattcttttcatttttattactatttaatttaatattgtttctttgtatcagtatactgctgctggattatgtgaatttccccttgggattaataaagtatctatctatctatctatctatctatcttgatccCTGTATTCTAGCAGTATAATTCTACATGGCTGCTAATTATGCAAGCaagcataattagccatgtggaacaaatataattaaaaaaaaaaccttaaaggaGCACACCCCCTAATCTCTTGtcagaaaataaaggtttattactatttgcaagatatttctttctttttaatggaagaaaaaagtgaagcatctgcacagatgcatggaaaaacaaaaaagacattccagCTGTGCCCGGAATCAAAACATTGGAATGAGTCAATGCTGTGCCATCGCTTTGTGGAATGgccaatgtgtgccccaagattgagtctctaattttttttttttttacttattgctattttgtggccatttactgtatataatgtttgtGGTATTCCTTCCATCTGTAtctttgttgtttgaggcactgTGGCTTAGTGGTTTGCTGCCTCGTAGCACAGTTCACAATTTTGGCCACAGTTATAGGTCCTGCATATTTGAGAGATgattccctagccctcagggccactttaaagaccattgcaccataaTAATCcactcaaatctagttcagttctTCCTTCCCAAATGACCTTGATGAATTTCACAAAGTTCAGCAAAGTTCCTATTCCATGGTATAGCGAACTCCGTGAGGCACACTTATCACTAGAAACAATAAATTGTTTTGGAATTAACTGTAGTAAGAGTGACAAGGTGGTTAGCCCTGCCATCTCAAAGCCCCAGAAACCAAGattcacatttctgtctgtacGCTATGTGGAATTTGAAGCTTCTCCCAAAGTCAGTATGGGTTTTCTCTGGATACTCCAGTATCTTCCTCATATCCTCATTAGGTTAGTTAGAAACACTGAGTGCCAATCTGAGTGTAAATGTGTGCATGACAGACATCCCTGAACTACTGGAAATCAATATCTACCTCCCGACTCCTGCAAGTGTCCATAATTTCCTGAATATTGGTAGACACACTCATATTTGTCTGTTGGTGACACCACAAATTTTCAGCAGATTATTTAATTATGTAGGTGGCATTTCTTTCAGTTGGTATCATATCTACAAGTTTTCACTGGGGGTATGACCTCATGCCTACTCCCAGGAATTAAGTACACCAAAAGATTTACAATTGCTGTATATGCAATAGCTCTGAGTTTTCTTTATTGGAGAAACCTCACTTAAATCAACTTTTCATACTTGAAATGTCTGGTGTGAATGTGTATATCAAGGCTTGATTCGACTTTAGCTCTTGATACTGCAAGAATGAATTGGATAAAAATTGTTTGGAAAAATTAGTCATTGAttagaaatacaaacaaaaaaaaaaccctttctttaaaaataaactcatTCATGTATGTTAGGATTAAATTCCCTTTATAAAGTGTTCAAGTATGCATTTGTTGAAAAGTTAGACagttgtttttatattaaaatattactgatattaaatattattaatatattacattAGATAGCAGATATTAGATTATAACATTCGCTGGTTCAATTTTCTTAGACATTTTTCTGAAAATAGATAACTGAATTTTGTTTGATACATAAGACattacatttggaaatcctggtcTTTTTGAAACACTGCAAATCATTTCAGTAAGCAGTTATGTCATTCTCAGACACATTTAATCCAATACAAGGGGGAGCGGTGACACTGGATTCAAGTCATGTAACAACTTTGGATAGCATACTAGTGTATCGCATGGCCCACTCACTCACCAATATTCACACTCCAATACCAACTTGGAAATGGCAAGTAAACCTAACCAGCACGTTTTTGAgggtgtggaaggaaaactggagtatccagGGGCAAACTCATGTagacactgagagaacatgcTTGCACAGAAGATTTCTATGAGTGGTATTAGAACCCAGGATGCTGAATCTATGAGGTGGCAGTGCAAACCATTACCACTGTGTTTCCTGGACAATAATGATTTTGTAAAGTAGTATATTCttgcagagaaaaaaattacCTTCAGTTGCTGAATATCAAATCCTTTAATTTTTGGTACTGGGACTGGTGGTAATAGATATTTCTTCATTctgcaaacaaaacaaatttattataaCGGATATGTAAAATTATAGTTTCCAGAAATTATATGGAGTTTTAtcaattaagtttattttcaatAGTCCTGTATCATTTATTGATTTGAccagtttatttaatttgttgaCATTCAcctgtttttttctctgttcttgaAAAACTTTACTGTGTACTGTATTTTCAGTCTTAACtatatttttcaacaaattttaGAAACAGAATCCAACATAATATTTATATCTTCTAATATTAATTCATTAGCAGTACTTATCTTGAAGgatatttataaaatttggcagCAAATTGTGAAGTGTAAGGATTTATCTTGAATTCACAAGATGTGAAACATCCTCAAAGCAAAATTATAGCAAGGGCAGAGTTGCAACATAACTACTGGCATGCATTTAGATATGATCATTAACTAAACTGAACATGTGCCCATACTGTTGTCATTCAGCCTGTCATTCAGCCTGACCAGCATGACTTTAGAGTGTGTAAGGATAGTCTGTGGAGAAAAATGCACATAGACATAAGGTAAATGTGCGAAATTCAGACAGGGTTGGAACTGAGTCTCTTGAGCAGTGAATCAGGCAATTGTACCACCATGCTGGCAGGATAATCCCAGagtataaatttgaaaaattgaAGATTAAAGTATGTATTCTTAGGAtggaaattaacaaaatataatcaaGGGTAAAAAGACATAGTTCCAATGAAAATGAGATAtgactttattattttatgtggTACGGGAGTTTGTATGCCTGTGATAATTAACCATTCAACATTAAACAGTCAATGTTTAACTCTTAATGCTGTTCTTTCTGTTAATGTAACATAGTACCAACATTTTATTATGCTGACCCCTCCATTATATACATTTTGAAAACTTCCATCTCTAGAAACCTCAGAACTCAACCCAGCAGCAATATAATTCCATGGAAATAATCCTTCACAGAAGGCACTCAAGCCTATCCACGCTGGAGCAATTTGTCAATTTGTCTGATTAACATGTTGTTTCAAACAAAAGGCTCTAGAATTTCTGTTTGTAACTCAGGAGGTCCATGTCATCATCACTGTACCATTCAAATCATTAACATATTTATCATTCCTATAGTTGTGGTGATGGTGGTTGGGGATTTAAAAATAtaagcattttaaagaaaaagtaacagaTGTGATGTAAAGTGTAACACACACAAagagatataaatatattataaggTCTGTCTGTTAAATAACAAGACTTTGTTTCTGTCTCTTAAACAAAGAAGTGAGAACTGATTATAAGTACTTGCCATACaggtttaaaactgtccaaaccCGCACGACAAACGACAACACTCTCTGCCGTTTAGTTGATTGTCACCGTTTAATGGAAACGTGTTCCCCCTTGTGTTTCAGAATTATGCAAAGTTTAAAAGTTGAGCAATGTGTCAATTTGAAATTTTAGTAAAACTGAACTAAACACTAACATAATCTTTTCAGATGCTTACTGAGGCTTATGGGGAAGACTGCATATCTTGTGAGCGTGTGTTTTTCCTAAATTGAAATCAGTgcttaaaggaacacattttgaATCAATGGATGCAgtaaagaagtaaagaagaaaacatcagaTGTCTTGAAACAGCTGATAAAAACTGATCTGCCCCACGCCTTTGACCAGTGGAAACCAAGACTGCATTGGTGTGTAATTGCAAATGGGAGTATATTGAAGGGGACAAGCATTaaaattgttatataaataaaagtgagtTATTGTGTCAGTCTCATTATTTAATAAGCAGACCTCATATATATAGTAACTAGCCATGAGTGCCCAACtacattgcgcgtgttaaagttgtctgtgaagggctccctgtttaaacgtggctgccagtcgtaaactgggcccttcgtcgcacagcattatgattttttataagggaaacaaaattacaaaagaaaacccttggacattgatttgataggaacggcctactcggaatcactgtccaaatagtaattatgtggtggtgtaggagcatttctacttctgtctgttcacagtccgtctcgttttcacaacgctgtcgtttcctctcacgatgtcttctcaacctttctccaatctcgcaggttgctttgtggcaatccaaagagtaaggcaatatacacggagcaatggttataaaagggggacacaatggtatccaggctctttaaagcataaatagggatcacttcactgacgtgtgagcaagccacggtacaactgtgagacgcgcagcactcgccggctacaacgtaacaataataatttccagaacgtgctgttatattgtcattcattttacgcactgtctttctttcattcatatgttacgtaggcacgtaccttttatcttcggcaatctcattttctaaccaggcctcaggagctaaccagcgtaacactgtccaccaaccatttcgttattccggcacattgttgacatccgtgagtaacaacaatgtactaaactggaaggtggtctatgcatgcgtggaattcacggacaaacaaagatcaaggtctaaatgaagatctctttagttaatttaaagcacaacaatttgtttagtttgaatgtctatgttttgaggtgtgactggagtactacagtcttcagtagtataagcctggaggagattcttaatgcaatgccaatgttttagctgtctctctactgccatctagagCTATATCTT
This genomic window from Polypterus senegalus isolate Bchr_013 chromosome 4, ASM1683550v1, whole genome shotgun sequence contains:
- the prlra gene encoding prolactin receptor a, with the translated sequence MKKVFSIKLFLCKLFILLHILMSSGQTPPGRPEITDCRSPEKETFTCWWVPGSTGGLTTKYSLHYKIDGSQENYECPDYKTGGQNSCYFNKSYTSVWNTYTITVTATNNLGSNISEPLYVDVAYIVQPHQPENITAEFTTLDQKPYLMVKWNPPKKADTKSGWITLQYELRIKPEKALIWENHFAGNQRQFNIYSLIPGEVYLVEVRCKPDHGYWSEWSPTTYVQIPHYMRVRDTSIWMMIGILSAFICLLLTWAVAVKCNRMKKYLLPPVPVPKIKGFDIQQLKNKNSEDLILALGGHGFFPTNSTELLIEFLEVDDSNEWKIMPRMGDYNCQEEQRNAFKSLNDKDSGRGSCDSNTLLPEKCSENKFHNHACDNTVEDHSKQEINPRAEGTQTLSLNNTEDVTLLDTGTIKGKTNTWPSVYLAGNKAQMSQFPSSDNKLLETPVKNLNSESYHITHMVDQTEKQKGSGEPASSGTADQCYWVSTNEATHLTSSKPMEYVEVEKVNQQNILIVKPKSELSSSIDSSRQEYTKVSAVVNDNVLVLMKEKGAHCNHDHQELTNLSDSHSLHWQDGKLVNGSSVLAVQVSTNLAPSGYVDTSAFLQPMH